In Triticum urartu cultivar G1812 chromosome 6, Tu2.1, whole genome shotgun sequence, the following proteins share a genomic window:
- the LOC125517400 gene encoding ervatamin-B-like has product MAREIAIILLMAVVLAAAMVVASSMDITARDLTSEESLWALYERWCEHHNVRRDLGDKAMRFSVFKENARMIHKFNQGDAPYKLSLNLFGDMTDEEEVDHMHGRCSDRVSDGGKQRQGRFTHGAVAARNDFPMFVDWRMIGYDERPPAVTNVKIQRGCGACWAFAVAAAVEGINSIRTRSLKSLSVQQLIDCDKRSFGCRNGRVASAFKYIIDNGGIATEADYPYIAGEHGYCLVPKRKNPVVTIDDFKWVLNNDEVALLQAVAAKPVVEVVDTRSFRRYGGGVFVGPCRTNQTHGMTVVGYGTTDEHDPKKPIDYWIIKNSWGEKWGENGYIRMARGAGPAKKGLCGILVHASYPVKYK; this is encoded by the coding sequence ATGGCAAGAGAAATTGCAATAATACTACTCATGGCCGTTGTGCTTGCTGCCGCTATGGTGGTGGCGAGCTCTATGGACATCACTGCTAGAGACTTGACGTCAGAGGAGTCCCTATGGGCACTATACGAGCGCTGGTGTGAGCATCACAATGTGAGGCGCGACCTTGGTGACAAGGCCATGCGCTTCAGCGTATTCAAGGAGAACGCTCGCATGATCCACAAATTCAACCAAGGTGACGCACCCTACAAGCTAAGCCTCAACCTCTTTGGTGACATGACCGATGAAGAAGAGGTTGACCACATGCACGGTCGCTGCTCTGACCGCGTGTCAGATGGCGGGAAGCAACGCCAAGGCCGGTTCACACACGGTGCCGTTGCAGCGCGCAACGACTTCCCGATGTTCGTAGATTGGCGGATGATAGGGTATGACGAACGTCCGCCGGCAGTGACAAACGTGAAGATCCAGAGAGGGTGCGGAGCTTGTTGGGCCTTCGCGGTGGCAGCGGCAGTGGAGGGCATCAATTCCATAAGGACCAGGAGTCTGAAGTCGTTGTCCGTGCAGCAGCTCATAGACTGTGACAAGAGAAGTTTTGGATGTCGTAACGGCAGAGTGGCATCGGCCTTCAAGTACATTATCGACAACGGCGGCATCGCCACAGAGGCTGACTACCCATACATTGCCGGTGAGCATGGCTATTGCTTGGTGCCAAAAAGAAAGAACCCCGTTGTCACCATCGACGACTTCAAATGGGTGCTGAATAATGATGAGGTGGCATTGCTGCAGGCAGTGGCGGCCAAACCCGTCGTTGAGGTGGTTGACACAAGGAGCTTCCGACGTTATGGAGGAGGTGTCTTTGTGGGTCCGTGTAGGACGAATCAGACCCACGGAATGACGGTGGTGGGCTATGGCACCACCGATGAGCATGACCCCAAGAAACCCATAGATTACTGGATAATAAAAAACTCATGGGGAGAAAAATGGGGTGAAAACGGCTACATCCGTATGGCCCGTGGTGCCGGTCCCGCCAAGAAGGGCTTATGTGGCATCCTGGTGCATGCATCGTACCCAGTGAAATATAAgtaa